One segment of Burkholderia multivorans ATCC BAA-247 DNA contains the following:
- the rpoC gene encoding DNA-directed RNA polymerase subunit beta', with amino-acid sequence MKALLDLFKQVQQEEVFDAIKIGLASPDKIRSWSFGEVKKPETINYRTFKPERDGLFCAKIFGPIKDYECLCGKYKRLKHRGVICEKCGVEVTLAKVRRERMGHIELASPVAHIWFLKSLPSRLGMVLDMTLRDIERVLYFEAYVVIDPGMTPLKARQIMTEEDYYNKVEEYGDEFRAEMGAEGVRELLRAINIDEQVEQLRTELKNTGSEAKIKKYAKRLKVLEAFQRSGIKPEWMILEVLPVLPPELRPLVPLDGGRFATSDLNDLYRRVINRNNRLKRLLELKAPEIIVRNEKRMLQEAVDSLLDNGRRGKAMTGANKRPLKSLADMIKGKGGRFRQNLLGKRVDYSGRSVIVVGPTLKLHQCGLPKLMALELFKPFIFNKLEVMGVATTIKAAKKEVENQTPVVWDILEEVIREHPVMLNRAPTLHRLGIQAFEPVLIEGKAIQLHPLVCAAFNADFDGDQMAVHVPLSLEAQMEARTLMLASNNVLFPANGDPSIVPSQDIVLGLYYATREAINGKGEGLTFTGVSEVIRAYENKEVELASRVNVRITEMVRNEDKSEGAPEFVPKISLYATTVGRAILSEILPPGLPFSVLNKPLKKKEISRLINTAFRKCGLRATVVFADQLMQSGFRLATRAGISICVDDMLVPPQKETIVGDAAKKVKEYDRQYMSGLVTAQERYNNVVDIWSATSEAVGKAMMEQLSTEPVIDRDGNETRQESFNSIYMMADSGARGSAVQIRQLAGMRGLMAKPDGSIIETPITANFREGLNVLQYFISTHGARKGLADTALKTANSGYLTRRLVDVTQDLVVVEDDCGTSNGVAMKALVEGGEVVEALRDRILGRVAVADVVNPETQETLYEAGTLLDETAVEEIERLGIDEVRVRTPLTCETRYGLCASCYGRDLGRGTLVNVGEAVGVIAAQSIGEPGTQLTMRTFHIGGAASRAAVASSVEAKSNGTVRFSPSMRYVTNAKGEQIVISRSGEALITDDIGRERERHKIPYGATLLQLDGAAIKAGTQLATWDPMTRPIITEYGGTVKFENVEEGVTVAKQIDDVTGLSTLVVIDAKRRGSQASKSVRPQVKLLDANGDEVKIPGTEHSVQIGFQVGALITVKDGQQVQVGEVLARIPTESQKTRDITGGLPRVAELFEARSPKDAGILAEVTGTVSFGKDTKGKQRLVITDLEGNQHEFLIAKEKQVLVHDGQVVNKGEMIVDGPADPHDILRLQGIEALSRYIVDEVQDVYRLQGVKINDKHIEVIVRQMLRRVQITDNGDSRFIPGEQVERSDMLDENDRMIAEGKRPASYENVLLGITKASLSTDSFISAASFQETTRVLTEAAIMGKRDDLRGLKENVIVGRLIPAGTGLAFHKARKAKEMSDRERFDQIAAEEAFDFGTPSTPAEEPQHPAAE; translated from the coding sequence ATGAAAGCTCTGCTCGATCTATTCAAGCAAGTCCAACAGGAAGAAGTTTTCGACGCGATCAAGATCGGTCTGGCCTCGCCCGACAAGATCCGTTCGTGGTCGTTCGGCGAAGTGAAGAAGCCGGAGACCATCAACTACCGTACGTTCAAGCCGGAACGCGATGGTCTGTTCTGCGCGAAGATCTTCGGTCCGATCAAGGACTACGAGTGCCTGTGCGGCAAGTACAAGCGCCTGAAGCACCGTGGCGTGATCTGCGAGAAGTGCGGCGTTGAAGTGACGCTGGCGAAGGTGCGTCGCGAGCGCATGGGCCACATCGAGCTCGCGTCGCCGGTCGCGCACATCTGGTTCCTGAAGTCGCTGCCGTCGCGTCTGGGCATGGTGCTCGACATGACGCTGCGCGACATCGAGCGCGTGCTGTACTTCGAAGCGTACGTGGTGATCGATCCGGGCATGACGCCGCTGAAGGCGCGGCAGATCATGACCGAAGAGGATTACTACAACAAGGTCGAGGAATACGGCGACGAATTCCGTGCCGAAATGGGCGCGGAAGGCGTGCGCGAACTGCTGCGCGCGATCAACATCGACGAGCAGGTCGAACAGCTGCGCACCGAGCTGAAGAACACCGGCTCGGAAGCGAAGATCAAGAAGTACGCGAAGCGCCTGAAGGTCCTCGAGGCATTCCAGCGCTCGGGCATCAAGCCCGAGTGGATGATCCTCGAAGTGCTGCCGGTGCTGCCGCCGGAACTGCGTCCGCTCGTGCCGCTGGACGGCGGCCGTTTCGCGACGTCGGATCTGAACGACCTGTATCGCCGCGTGATCAACCGTAACAACCGGTTGAAGCGTCTGCTCGAGCTGAAGGCACCTGAAATCATCGTCCGCAATGAAAAGCGGATGCTGCAGGAAGCCGTCGACTCGCTGCTCGACAACGGTCGTCGCGGCAAGGCGATGACGGGCGCGAACAAGCGTCCGCTGAAGTCGCTCGCCGACATGATCAAGGGCAAGGGCGGTCGTTTCCGTCAGAACCTGCTGGGCAAGCGCGTCGACTACTCGGGCCGTTCGGTCATCGTGGTCGGCCCGACGCTGAAGCTGCATCAGTGCGGTCTGCCGAAGCTGATGGCGCTCGAGCTGTTCAAGCCGTTCATCTTCAACAAGCTTGAAGTGATGGGCGTCGCGACGACCATCAAGGCGGCGAAGAAGGAAGTCGAGAACCAGACGCCGGTCGTGTGGGACATCCTCGAAGAGGTGATCCGCGAGCACCCGGTGATGCTGAACCGTGCGCCGACGCTGCACCGTCTCGGCATCCAGGCGTTCGAGCCCGTGCTGATCGAAGGCAAGGCGATCCAGCTGCACCCGCTCGTCTGTGCGGCGTTCAACGCCGACTTCGACGGTGACCAGATGGCCGTCCACGTGCCGCTATCGCTCGAAGCGCAGATGGAAGCGCGCACGCTGATGCTCGCGTCGAACAACGTGCTGTTCCCGGCCAACGGCGATCCGTCGATCGTGCCGTCGCAGGATATCGTGCTGGGTCTGTACTACGCGACCCGCGAAGCGATCAACGGCAAGGGCGAAGGCCTCACGTTCACCGGCGTGTCGGAAGTGATCCGCGCGTACGAGAACAAGGAAGTCGAGCTCGCCTCGCGCGTCAACGTGCGGATCACCGAAATGGTCCGCAACGAGGACAAGTCGGAAGGCGCGCCGGAGTTCGTGCCGAAGATCTCGCTCTACGCGACGACGGTCGGCCGCGCGATCCTGTCGGAAATTCTGCCGCCGGGCCTGCCGTTCTCGGTGCTGAACAAGCCGCTGAAGAAGAAGGAAATCTCGCGCCTGATCAACACCGCGTTCCGCAAGTGCGGTCTGCGCGCGACGGTGGTGTTCGCCGATCAGCTGATGCAGTCGGGCTTCCGTCTCGCGACGCGCGCCGGCATCTCGATCTGCGTGGACGACATGCTCGTGCCGCCGCAGAAGGAAACGATCGTCGGCGACGCCGCGAAGAAGGTGAAGGAATACGACCGTCAGTACATGTCGGGTCTCGTCACCGCGCAGGAACGCTACAACAACGTGGTCGACATCTGGTCGGCGACGTCGGAAGCGGTCGGCAAGGCGATGATGGAGCAGCTGTCGACGGAGCCGGTGATCGATCGCGACGGCAACGAGACGCGCCAGGAATCGTTCAACTCGATCTACATGATGGCCGACTCGGGCGCCCGCGGTTCGGCGGTGCAGATTCGTCAGCTGGCCGGTATGCGCGGCCTGATGGCGAAGCCGGACGGCTCGATTATCGAGACGCCGATTACCGCGAACTTCCGCGAAGGTCTGAACGTGTTGCAGTACTTCATCTCGACCCACGGTGCACGTAAGGGTCTGGCTGATACGGCACTGAAGACCGCGAACTCGGGTTACCTGACGCGTCGTCTGGTCGACGTCACGCAGGATCTGGTGGTCGTCGAGGACGATTGCGGCACGTCGAACGGCGTCGCGATGAAGGCGCTGGTCGAAGGCGGTGAAGTCGTCGAAGCGCTGCGCGACCGTATCCTCGGCCGCGTCGCGGTCGCGGACGTCGTGAACCCGGAAACGCAGGAAACGCTGTACGAAGCGGGCACGCTGCTCGACGAAACGGCGGTCGAGGAAATCGAACGCCTCGGCATCGACGAAGTGCGCGTGCGCACGCCGCTGACCTGCGAAACGCGTTACGGCCTGTGCGCATCGTGCTACGGCCGCGACCTCGGCCGCGGCACGCTCGTGAACGTCGGCGAAGCAGTCGGCGTGATCGCGGCGCAGTCGATCGGCGAGCCGGGCACGCAGCTGACGATGCGTACGTTCCACATCGGTGGTGCGGCATCGCGTGCGGCAGTCGCGTCGTCGGTCGAGGCGAAGAGCAACGGCACCGTCCGCTTCTCGCCGTCGATGCGCTACGTGACGAACGCGAAGGGCGAGCAGATCGTCATCTCGCGTTCGGGCGAGGCGCTGATCACCGACGACATCGGTCGCGAGCGCGAACGTCACAAGATCCCGTACGGCGCGACGCTGCTGCAGCTCGACGGCGCGGCGATCAAGGCCGGCACGCAGCTGGCGACGTGGGATCCGATGACGCGTCCGATCATCACCGAGTACGGCGGTACGGTGAAGTTCGAGAACGTCGAGGAAGGCGTGACGGTCGCGAAGCAGATCGACGACGTGACCGGCCTGTCGACCCTCGTCGTGATCGACGCGAAGCGTCGCGGTTCGCAGGCATCGAAGAGCGTGCGTCCGCAGGTGAAGCTGCTCGACGCGAACGGCGACGAAGTGAAGATCCCGGGCACGGAGCACTCGGTGCAGATCGGCTTCCAGGTCGGCGCACTGATCACCGTGAAGGACGGTCAGCAGGTGCAGGTCGGTGAAGTGCTCGCACGTATCCCGACCGAATCGCAGAAGACGCGTGACATTACCGGTGGTCTGCCGCGCGTGGCCGAGCTGTTCGAAGCGCGTTCACCGAAGGATGCGGGCATCCTCGCGGAAGTCACCGGTACGGTGTCGTTCGGCAAGGATACGAAGGGCAAGCAGCGTCTCGTCATCACGGATCTCGAGGGCAACCAGCACGAGTTCCTGATTGCGAAGGAAAAGCAGGTGCTGGTCCACGACGGTCAGGTCGTCAACAAGGGCGAAATGATCGTGGACGGCCCGGCCGATCCGCACGACATCCTGCGTCTGCAGGGTATCGAGGCGCTGTCGCGCTACATCGTGGACGAAGTGCAGGACGTGTATCGTCTGCAGGGCGTGAAGATCAACGACAAGCACATCGAGGTGATCGTTCGCCAGATGCTGCGTCGTGTGCAGATCACCGACAACGGCGATTCGCGCTTCATCCCGGGCGAGCAGGTCGAGCGTTCGGACATGCTGGACGAGAACGACCGCATGATCGCCGAGGGCAAGCGCCCGGCGTCGTACGAGAACGTGCTGCTCGGTATCACGAAGGCGTCGCTGTCGACCGATTCGTTCATCTCCGCGGCATCGTTCCAGGAAACGACCCGCGTGCTGACCGAAGCGGCGATCATGGGCAAGCGCGACGATCTGCGCGGCCTGAAGGAAAACGTGATCGTCGGCCGTCTGATTCCGGCCGGTACGGGTCTCGCGTTCCACAAGGCACGCAAGGCGAAGGAGATGTCCGACCGCGAGCGTTTCGACCAGATCGCAGCGGAAGAGGCATTCGACTTCGGCACGCCGAGCACGCCGGCGGAAGAGCCGCAACACCCGGCAGCCGAGTAA
- the recQ gene encoding DNA helicase RecQ: MSRALEILDEVFGYSAFRGQQGEIVEHVASGGDCLVLMPTGGGKSLCYQIPALMRREAGHGAGIVVSPLIALMQDQVAALREVGVRAAYLNSTLSGAEAAATERALREGEIDLLYVAPERLMTGRFLELLERAKIGLFAIDEAHCVSQWGHDFRPEYIQLSVLHERFPAVPRIALTATADAITRDEIIHRLALDDARVFVSSFDRPNIRYRIVEKDNARAQLLDFIRAEHTNADGTTDAGVVYCLSRRKVEETAEWLKAQGIRALPYHAGMEFEVRQKHQEMFQREEGIVMCATIAFGMGIDKPDVRFVAHLDLPKSVEGYYQETGRAGRDGLPANAWMAYGLGDVVQQRKMIDESDADDAHKRVQTSKLDALLGLCETISCRRVRLLNYFGEASQPCGNCDTCLEPPASWDATREAQMALSCVFRAQRASGFNFGASHLIEILRGARTEKVLQRGHDQLSTFGIGAALSEPEWRAIFRQLVAYGYLAVDHGGFGALVLTEAAKPVLKGDEKVTLRRYVKPQRTRQSSGRSGTRVDPTAGMGARERARWDALRAWRAETAKADGVPAYVIFHDATLAEIARNAPETIDDLRHIPGMGVRKLERFGDEIIDVVESA; this comes from the coding sequence ATGTCTCGCGCCCTCGAAATCCTCGACGAAGTCTTCGGTTATTCCGCCTTTCGCGGCCAGCAGGGCGAGATCGTCGAGCACGTCGCGAGCGGTGGCGACTGTCTGGTGCTGATGCCGACGGGCGGCGGCAAGTCGCTGTGCTACCAGATTCCCGCGCTAATGCGCCGCGAGGCCGGCCATGGTGCGGGCATCGTCGTGTCGCCGCTGATCGCGCTGATGCAGGATCAGGTCGCCGCGCTGCGCGAAGTCGGCGTGCGTGCCGCGTATCTGAACTCGACGCTGTCGGGCGCCGAGGCAGCGGCGACCGAGCGCGCGCTGCGCGAAGGCGAGATCGACCTGCTGTATGTCGCACCCGAACGGCTGATGACGGGGCGTTTCCTCGAACTGCTCGAGCGCGCGAAGATCGGGCTGTTCGCGATCGACGAGGCGCACTGCGTGTCGCAGTGGGGGCACGACTTCCGTCCGGAATACATCCAGCTGTCGGTGCTGCACGAGCGGTTCCCGGCGGTGCCGCGCATCGCGCTGACGGCGACCGCCGATGCGATCACGCGCGACGAAATCATTCACCGTCTCGCGCTCGACGACGCGCGCGTATTCGTGTCGAGCTTCGATCGGCCGAACATCCGCTATCGGATCGTCGAGAAGGACAACGCGCGCGCGCAGCTGCTCGATTTCATCCGCGCCGAACACACGAACGCCGACGGCACGACCGACGCCGGCGTCGTCTATTGCCTGTCGCGCCGCAAGGTCGAGGAAACGGCCGAGTGGCTGAAGGCGCAGGGCATCCGCGCGCTGCCTTATCACGCCGGCATGGAATTCGAGGTGCGGCAGAAGCATCAGGAGATGTTCCAGCGCGAGGAAGGCATCGTGATGTGCGCGACGATCGCGTTCGGGATGGGCATCGACAAGCCCGACGTGCGCTTCGTCGCGCACCTCGATCTGCCGAAGAGCGTCGAAGGCTATTACCAGGAGACCGGCCGCGCGGGGCGCGACGGGCTGCCGGCGAACGCGTGGATGGCGTACGGGCTCGGCGACGTCGTCCAGCAGCGCAAGATGATCGACGAGTCCGATGCGGACGACGCGCACAAGCGCGTGCAGACGTCGAAGCTCGACGCGTTGCTCGGCCTGTGCGAGACGATCTCGTGTCGCCGCGTGCGGCTGCTCAATTACTTCGGTGAAGCGAGCCAGCCGTGCGGCAACTGCGATACGTGCCTCGAGCCGCCCGCATCGTGGGACGCGACGCGCGAAGCGCAAATGGCGCTCTCATGCGTGTTCCGTGCGCAGCGCGCGAGCGGCTTCAACTTCGGCGCGAGCCATCTGATCGAGATTCTGCGCGGCGCGCGTACCGAAAAGGTACTGCAGCGCGGGCACGATCAACTCAGTACGTTCGGGATCGGTGCGGCGCTGTCGGAGCCCGAGTGGCGCGCGATTTTCCGGCAACTCGTCGCGTACGGCTATCTCGCGGTCGATCACGGCGGATTCGGCGCGCTCGTGCTGACCGAAGCCGCGAAGCCCGTGCTGAAGGGCGACGAGAAGGTCACGCTGCGACGCTACGTGAAGCCGCAGCGCACGCGCCAGTCGTCCGGCCGCAGCGGCACGCGCGTCGATCCGACGGCCGGCATGGGCGCACGCGAGCGCGCGCGCTGGGACGCGCTGCGCGCGTGGCGCGCGGAGACGGCGAAGGCCGACGGCGTGCCGGCCTACGTGATCTTCCACGACGCGACGCTCGCGGAGATCGCGCGCAATGCCCCGGAGACGATCGACGATCTCCGCCATATCCCCGGCATGGGCGTGCGCAAGCTCGAGCGGTTCGGCGACGAGATCATCGACGTCGTCGAATCGGCCTGA
- the rpsL gene encoding 30S ribosomal protein S12, giving the protein MPTINQLVRKGRQSETTKSKSPALQDCPQRRGVCTRVYTTTPKKPNSALRKVAKVRLTNGFEVISYIGGEGHNLQEHSVVLIRGGRVKDLPGVRYHMVRGSLDTQGVKDRKQARSKYGAKRAKAAK; this is encoded by the coding sequence ATGCCAACCATCAACCAACTGGTTCGCAAAGGCCGTCAGTCGGAAACGACGAAGAGCAAGAGCCCGGCCCTGCAGGACTGCCCCCAGCGTCGCGGCGTGTGCACCCGTGTGTACACGACGACGCCGAAGAAGCCGAACTCGGCACTCCGTAAGGTCGCCAAGGTTCGTCTGACGAACGGCTTCGAAGTGATTTCGTACATCGGCGGTGAAGGCCACAACCTGCAGGAGCACTCGGTTGTGCTGATCCGCGGCGGCCGTGTGAAGGACTTGCCGGGTGTGCGTTACCACATGGTTCGCGGCTCGCTGGATACCCAGGGCGTCAAGGACCGTAAGCAAGCGCGCTCGAAGTACGGCGCGAAGCGTGCAAAGGCTGCCAAGTAA
- the rpsG gene encoding 30S ribosomal protein S7, whose product MPRRREVPKREVLPDPKYGNVDVAKFMNMLMLSGKKSVAERIVYGAFEQIQTKGGKDPLEVFTVALNNVKPVVEVKSRRVGGANYQVPVEVRPSRRMALAMRWLREAAKKRSEKSMALRLAGELSEAAEGRGGAMKKRDEVHRMAEANRAFSHFRF is encoded by the coding sequence ATGCCGCGTCGTCGCGAAGTCCCCAAGCGGGAAGTGTTGCCGGATCCGAAGTACGGCAACGTGGATGTAGCCAAGTTCATGAACATGCTGATGCTGTCCGGCAAGAAGTCGGTCGCTGAACGCATCGTTTATGGTGCTTTCGAACAGATCCAGACCAAGGGTGGCAAGGACCCGCTGGAAGTGTTCACGGTTGCGCTCAACAACGTCAAGCCGGTGGTCGAAGTGAAGAGCCGCCGCGTTGGTGGTGCCAACTATCAAGTTCCGGTCGAAGTGCGCCCGTCGCGTCGTATGGCATTGGCGATGCGCTGGCTGCGCGAGGCTGCGAAGAAGCGCAGCGAGAAGTCGATGGCTCTGCGCCTGGCAGGTGAACTCTCCGAAGCGGCCGAAGGCCGTGGCGGCGCGATGAAGAAGCGCGACGAAGTTCACCGCATGGCAGAAGCCAACCGCGCGTTCTCGCATTTCCGTTTCTAA
- the fusA gene encoding elongation factor G has protein sequence MARKTPIERYRNIGISAHIDAGKTTTTERILFYTGVNHKIGEVHDGAATMDWMEQEQERGITITSAATTAFWKGMGGNYPEHRINIIDTPGHVDFTIEVERSMRVLDGACMVYCAVGGVQPQSETVWRQANKYKVPRLAFVNKMDRTGANFFKVYDQLRLRLKANPVPVVVPIGAEENFKGVVDLLKMKAIIWDEASQGTKFDYVDIPAELVDTCQEWREKMVEAAAEANEDLMNKYLEEGDLPEADIIKALRDRTIACEIQPMLCGTAFKNKGVQRMLDAVIDFLPSPVDIPPVKGELDNGETAERKASDDEKFSSLAFKIMTDPFVGQLIFFRVYSGVVNSGDTVLNSTKGKKERLGRILQMHANNREEIKEVRAGDIAAAVGLKEATTGDTLCDPANPIVLERMVFPEPVISQAVEPKTKADQEKMGLALNRLAQEDPSFRVQTDEESGQTIISGMGELHLEILVDRMKREFGVEATVGKPQVAYRETIRSTAKDVEGKFVKQSGGRGQYGHAVITLEPNEQGKGYEFFDEIKGGVIPREYIPAVDKGIQDTLKSGVLAGFPVVDVKVHLTFGSYHDVDSNENAFRMAGSMAFKEAMRKANPVVLEPMMAVEVETPEEYMGNVMGDLSGRRGIVQGMEDMVGGGKIVRAEVPLSEMFGYSTSLRSLTQGRATYTMEFKHYAEAPRNVADAIISAKSK, from the coding sequence GTGGCTCGCAAGACTCCCATCGAGCGCTACCGCAATATCGGTATTAGCGCTCACATCGACGCCGGCAAGACGACGACGACCGAGCGCATTCTGTTTTACACCGGTGTGAACCACAAGATCGGTGAAGTCCACGACGGCGCAGCAACGATGGACTGGATGGAGCAGGAACAGGAGCGTGGCATCACGATCACGTCCGCTGCTACCACCGCCTTCTGGAAGGGCATGGGCGGCAACTATCCGGAACACCGCATCAACATCATCGACACGCCGGGGCACGTCGACTTCACGATCGAAGTGGAGCGTTCGATGCGCGTGCTGGACGGCGCGTGCATGGTCTACTGCGCAGTGGGCGGCGTGCAGCCGCAGTCGGAAACGGTGTGGCGCCAGGCGAACAAGTACAAGGTGCCGCGTCTCGCGTTCGTCAACAAGATGGACCGTACCGGCGCGAACTTCTTCAAGGTCTACGACCAGCTCCGTCTGCGCCTGAAGGCGAACCCGGTTCCGGTCGTGGTGCCGATCGGCGCGGAAGAAAACTTCAAGGGCGTCGTCGATCTGCTGAAGATGAAGGCGATCATTTGGGACGAGGCGTCGCAGGGCACGAAGTTCGACTACGTCGACATCCCGGCCGAGCTCGTCGACACGTGCCAGGAATGGCGTGAAAAGATGGTCGAGGCGGCTGCGGAAGCCAACGAAGACCTGATGAACAAGTACCTGGAAGAAGGCGATCTGCCGGAAGCCGACATCATCAAGGCGCTGCGCGACCGTACGATCGCGTGCGAAATCCAGCCGATGCTGTGCGGTACCGCGTTCAAGAACAAGGGCGTGCAGCGCATGCTCGACGCCGTGATCGACTTCCTGCCGTCGCCGGTCGACATCCCGCCGGTCAAGGGCGAGCTCGACAACGGCGAAACGGCCGAGCGCAAGGCGTCGGACGACGAGAAGTTCTCGTCGCTCGCGTTCAAGATCATGACTGACCCGTTCGTCGGCCAGCTGATCTTCTTCCGTGTGTACTCGGGCGTCGTCAACTCGGGCGACACGGTGCTGAACTCGACCAAGGGCAAGAAGGAACGCCTCGGCCGTATTCTGCAGATGCACGCGAACAACCGTGAGGAAATCAAGGAAGTTCGCGCGGGCGACATCGCCGCGGCGGTCGGCCTGAAGGAAGCGACCACGGGCGACACGCTGTGCGATCCGGCCAACCCGATCGTGCTCGAGCGCATGGTGTTCCCGGAGCCGGTGATTTCGCAGGCTGTCGAGCCGAAGACGAAGGCCGACCAGGAAAAGATGGGCCTCGCGCTGAACCGTCTCGCGCAGGAAGATCCGTCGTTCCGCGTGCAGACCGACGAAGAGTCGGGCCAGACCATCATTTCGGGCATGGGCGAGCTCCACCTCGAAATTCTGGTCGACCGGATGAAGCGTGAGTTTGGCGTCGAAGCAACCGTCGGCAAGCCGCAGGTTGCGTACCGCGAAACGATCCGTTCGACGGCGAAGGACGTCGAAGGCAAGTTCGTCAAGCAGTCGGGCGGCCGCGGCCAGTACGGTCACGCAGTCATCACGCTCGAGCCGAACGAACAGGGCAAGGGCTACGAGTTCTTCGACGAGATCAAGGGCGGCGTGATTCCGCGCGAATACATCCCGGCGGTCGACAAGGGTATCCAGGACACGCTGAAGTCGGGCGTGCTGGCCGGCTTCCCGGTCGTCGACGTGAAGGTTCACCTGACGTTCGGTTCGTACCACGACGTCGACTCGAACGAAAACGCGTTCCGCATGGCCGGTTCGATGGCGTTCAAGGAAGCGATGCGCAAGGCGAATCCGGTGGTGCTCGAGCCGATGATGGCTGTCGAGGTCGAGACGCCGGAAGAGTACATGGGCAACGTGATGGGCGACCTGTCGGGCCGTCGCGGCATCGTTCAGGGCATGGAAGACATGGTCGGCGGCGGCAAGATCGTTCGCGCCGAAGTGCCGCTGTCGGAAATGTTCGGTTACTCGACCTCGCTGCGCTCGCTGACGCAAGGCCGTGCAACGTACACGATGGAGTTCAAGCACTACGCTGAAGCTCCGCGCAACGTTGCCGACGCGATCATCAGCGCGAAGTCGAAGTAA
- the tuf gene encoding elongation factor Tu, which translates to MAKEKFERTKPHVNVGTIGHVDHGKTTLTAAIATVLSSKFGGEAKKYDEIDAAPEEKARGITINTAHIEYETANRHYAHVDCPGHADYVKNMITGAAQMDGAILVCSAADGPMPQTREHILLARQVGVPYIIVFLNKCDMVDDAELLELVEMEVRELLSKYDFPGDDTPIIKGSAKLALEGDKGELGETAIMNLADALDTYIPTPERAVDGTFLMPVEDVFSISGRGTVVTGRVERGVVKVGEEIEIVGIKPTVKTTCTGVEMFRKLLDQGQAGDNVGILLRGTKREDVERGQVLAKPGSITPHTHFTAEVYVLSKDEGGRHTPFFNNYRPQFYFRTTDVTGSIELPKDKEMVMPGDNVSITVKLIAPIAMEEGLRFAIREGGRTVGAGVVAKIIE; encoded by the coding sequence ATGGCAAAAGAGAAGTTTGAGCGGACCAAGCCGCACGTGAACGTTGGTACGATTGGTCACGTTGACCACGGCAAGACGACGCTGACGGCAGCGATCGCGACGGTTCTGTCGTCGAAGTTCGGCGGCGAAGCGAAGAAGTACGACGAAATCGACGCGGCGCCGGAAGAAAAGGCACGCGGCATCACGATCAACACCGCGCACATCGAGTACGAAACGGCGAACCGCCACTACGCGCACGTCGACTGCCCGGGCCACGCCGACTACGTGAAGAACATGATCACGGGTGCAGCGCAGATGGACGGCGCAATCCTGGTGTGCTCGGCCGCAGACGGCCCGATGCCGCAAACGCGTGAGCACATCCTGCTGGCGCGTCAGGTTGGCGTTCCGTACATCATCGTGTTCCTGAACAAGTGCGACATGGTGGACGACGCTGAACTGCTCGAGCTGGTCGAGATGGAAGTTCGCGAACTGCTGTCGAAGTACGACTTCCCGGGCGACGACACGCCGATCATCAAGGGTTCGGCAAAGCTGGCGCTGGAAGGCGACAAGGGCGAGCTGGGCGAAACGGCGATCATGAACCTGGCCGACGCGCTGGACACGTACATCCCGACGCCGGAGCGCGCGGTGGACGGTACGTTCCTGATGCCGGTGGAAGACGTGTTCTCGATCTCGGGCCGCGGTACGGTGGTGACGGGTCGTGTGGAGCGCGGCGTGGTGAAGGTCGGTGAGGAAATCGAAATCGTCGGTATCAAGCCGACGGTGAAGACGACCTGCACGGGCGTTGAAATGTTCCGCAAGCTGCTGGACCAGGGTCAGGCAGGCGACAACGTCGGTATCCTGCTGCGCGGCACGAAGCGTGAAGACGTGGAGCGCGGCCAGGTTCTGGCCAAGCCGGGTTCGATCACGCCGCACACGCACTTCACGGCCGAAGTGTACGTGCTGAGCAAGGACGAAGGCGGCCGTCACACGCCGTTCTTCAACAACTACCGTCCGCAGTTCTACTTCCGTACGACGGACGTGACGGGCTCGATCGAGCTGCCGAAGGACAAGGAAATGGTGATGCCGGGCGACAACGTGTCGATCACGGTGAAGCTGATTGCGCCGATCGCGATGGAAGAAGGTCTGCGCTTCGCTATCCGTGAAGGCGGCCGCACCGTCGGTGCCGGCGTCGTCGCAAAGATCATCGAGTAA
- the rpsJ gene encoding 30S ribosomal protein S10, with protein MQQQKIRIRLKAFDYRLIDQSAAEIVDTAKRTGAIVRGPVPLPTRIQRFDILRSPHVNKTSRDQLEIRTHQRLMDIVDPTDKTVDALMKLDLPAGVDVEIKLQ; from the coding sequence ATGCAGCAACAGAAAATCCGCATTCGCCTGAAGGCTTTCGACTATCGCCTGATCGATCAATCGGCCGCCGAGATCGTCGATACCGCGAAGCGGACTGGTGCAATCGTCCGTGGCCCGGTGCCGCTGCCGACGCGCATCCAGCGTTTTGACATCCTGCGTTCGCCGCACGTCAACAAGACGTCGCGCGACCAGCTCGAGATCCGTACCCACCAGCGTCTGATGGACATCGTCGATCCGACCGACAAGACGGTCGACGCGCTGATGAAGCTCGACCTGCCGGCTGGCGTCGACGTGGAAATCAAGCTGCAGTAA